The sequence CGGCGGCGCCGGGCAGATCGAAGCGGAGATCCGGGTCGTCGAAGAGGCCAGGGTCGCCGGGGTGAAGAGGCTCGTGAAGCTGTCGGTCTGGGGCGCCGCGGGCGAGGCGTACTCGTTCGCGAAGATCCATCGCCCGATCGAGCGCGCGGTGGAGGCGTCGGGTCTCGCCTGGACGTTCCTCAGGCCGAACGGCTTCATGCAGAATTTCGTGACCTACATGGCGGATTCGATCAGGGCGCAGGGCGCCTTCTACCTGCCCGCGGCGGACGCGAAGATCAGCCATATCGACGTGCGCGACATCGCGCGGGTCGCGGCGCTGGCGCTGACGACCTCGGGCCATGAAGGCAAGGCATACGAGCTCTCGGGTCCGCGGGCGTTCTCTTACAGCGAGGCGGCGGACATCCTCTCTCGCGTGCTCGGCAAGGAGGTGCATTATGTGGCGGTGTCCGACGAGGCGGCGAAGGCCGGTATGGTCGCCGGCGGTATTCCCGATCTCTATGCCGATGCGATGATCGACCTCAACCGGCTCTACCGGAGCGGCGCCGGCGCCGGCGTGACCTCGGCGGTGAAGGACGTCACCGGGCGCGAGCCGATCGACTTCGAGCGGTTCGCCGTGGATCACGCGGCGGCGCTCCGCTGAGGTGGCGCGCTTCGAGCGTCCGGTGCTCTGGATCTAGAATTCAGCCATCAGCCCTATCGACGGGTAGACGATGAAGCTGTCGAGATCGAGCGCGACCGTCCGCTGACCGAGCACCGTGAGCTCACCGCTCGAGAAGATCTCCGCCATCGTCAGCTCGAAGCCGAAGAATACGTGTTTATAGCCGAGCGCGACGCCGGCCTGGCCGCCCACGTAGAAGCCGGTGCCGGAGAACGACGCGAGCTCCCGCTCGCCCGGATAGCCGGTGAAGGCGGGCAGGTCCAGGACGAGCGACGTGCCGAAGGTCGTGAACATCAGGCGCGGGCCGCCCCAGACCCGGTACCATGTGCCCGCCTTCCCGATCTGGATGGGCAGGTCGACCTGCCATCGCGTGAAGTCCTCCAGCTCGACGATGCCAAGGATGCTCCCGACAGGGAACTCCATCACGTAGCGCCCGATGCCTGCGCCGGCCGTCAGATCGACGCCGTGCTCGTCGCTCTTCAGGAGCTGGTAGCGGGTGCCCAGGCGGAACGCGCTGCCAGTATACCGGAGGTTGAGCTCCCAGCGGTCGAGCGCGGTGTAGCCGATGCCGATGTGCGGCGTGACCGAGGGCGGGTTCAACGCGAGCGCGCCGCCCGCCTCGAAGAGCGCCTGCCGCTCGGCCTCGGACAGCTCCCGTGACTCCGCGACGTCCGCCAGCACGACGCCGGCGTCCACCATCGACGCGAGCGCGCCGGTCGGGATCGAGACGTCGAGCCCGAGCTCGGCCTGGACATGGCCTTTCTTGGCCACATGGGCAGGCTGGAACGTGGAGAGCGCCGGCGCGCAGCCGCAGGTCCACAGGGCGAGCACGGCGAGGGTGCGAGGAAGCATCGGCCGATCACGGTATCATGACCGTTCTCTCGAGGCGCGCGTCGACGAGGGCGCGCCGTCCCGTTGCCGTCGGCGTCGGCCTGACGCACGTGAAGGTAGCGACACCCGACTGAGCCTCGCGTCCGGGCCCTCGATCCCGAGGTGTCCGCTGTCCGGCTTACCGGTCGTCGCGCGGCATGCCGGCTCTCGCAGGCGTCCAGGCGGGTGGGTCGCTCGCAGGAAAGGATTGCTGACAGGCCTCTTCCACGACGTCAGCCACGGGCACGGCCGGCGCGACCCGCGCCGCAGCTCGCCTCGCGCGCTGCTCCTTGGCCGGGCGCGCTTCGTCGCCTGGCTCTCCCGAGCCACTCCAGGTCGTCCGCGCCTGCGCGTGCCCCATGGTGCCTCCTCCGCCCACGGACATTGCGCCTCGCTGCCGCGGTGGCAAGCTCCCGCACCGCGCTGTCGATCTCGGACGACCGGGCAGGCTGCTGCTGCCGGAGCGCAGCGCTCGAGCCGACATGACGGCGTGGCGATCGAGCGGAGGCGCTCGCGGGAGGAGCCCACGATGGACAAGGCGAACCAACCGTTCCGAGTCGGGATTTCAGGGTCCTACGGCGGCATGAACCTCGGCGACGAGGCCATCCTCGATGGCATCGTCACGCAGCTCCGGGCGTCGATACCAGCGGAGATCACCGTGTTCTCGCTGTGCCCGGAGGACACGAAGGCGCGCCACCAGGTCGAGCGCGTCGTCCCGGTCCGTGAGCTCACACGAATGGAATCGACCGCCGAGATCGAGCGCCTCGATCTCTTCGTCCTCGGCGGGGGAGGCATCCTGTACGATCGGGACGCGCCGGTCTATCTGAGAGAGGCGCTCATCGCGGAGGAGCGCGGCGTCCCCGTCGTGATCTACGCCGTGAGCGCCGGGCCGCTGTCGGACCCGAGCGCGAAGCAAGCCGTGCGGGCGGCGCTGAACGCCGCGGACATCGTCACCGTGCGAGACAAGCAGGGGCGTCGCCTCCTCGAGGAGGTGGGGGTGAACCGCGAGATCCGCCTCACGGCCGATCCGGCCCTGCTGCTGCGCGAGGAGGCGCTGCCGATCGAGGCCATCCGGGCCGAGGGGGTCGAGTTCGAGCGGCACCTCGTCGGCTTCTCCGTCAGGGAGCCGGGCCCGGCGGCGCCCGACATCGACCCTGACGAGTACTATGGCCTGCTCGCCAACGCCGCCGACTTCGTCGTCGAGCGCCTCGACGCGGACGTCGTGTTCGTGTCCATGGAACGGACGGACGTGCAGCACAGCCACGCGGTCGTCGCCCACATGAAGAACGCCGAGCGGGCAGAGGTCTTGAGGCGCCGGTACACGCCGCAGCAGATCCTCAGCCTCGTCGGGCACCTCGAGTTCGTGGTGGGCATGCGCCTCCACTTCCTGATCTTCTCGGCGCTCCGCGAGACCCCGTTCGTGGCGCTGCCCTACGCGTCCAAGGTCGCGGGGTTCATCGAGGACCTCGAGATGGAGACCCCGCCCCTCGGGAGCATCAGCTCCGGGCAGCTCATCGCCAGGCTCGATCGCTCGTGGGACACGCGTCACGAGATCCGCGCGAAGATCCGCCGGCTGCTCCCTGGCCTGAAGGCCAGGGCGAGGGAGACCAACCAGCTTGTCACCGAGCTCCTCGCGCGGCGAGCTCCGGCGGCGCAGCCCGTGCGGAAGAGCGCGTGAGCGCGGGGAGCTGGCGATGGACGTGATCCGGACCGACGTCGCCGTCATCGGCGGAGAGCTCGGCGGCTGCGCGGCTGCGCTCGCGGCGGCGCGGACGGGCCGCCGCGTCGTCCTGACGGAGGCGACTCACTGGCTCGGGGGCCAGCTGACGAACCAGGCGGTCCCTCCGGACGAGCACCCGTGGATCGAGGACATCGGGGCGACCCGGAGCTACCGCGCGCTGCGCCAGGGGATCCGCGAGTATTACCGCAGGCATCTGCCGCTCACCGCGTCGGCCAGGGCGCTCCGCGAGCTCAACCCCGGCAACGGCTGGGTCAGCCGCCTTTGCCACGATCCGCGGGTCGCGGTGGCGGTCCTGCACGAGATGACCGCGCCGTATCGGCTCAACGGGCGCCTCCTCGCGCTCCCTGCTCACCGGCCCATCTCGGCGTCGACGCACGGCGATCGGGTGACCGGCGTCGTGGTCCGAGGGCTCGAATCGGGGCGCGATGTCCTCCTCGTGGCCGACCTCTTCATCGATGCCACGCCTCATGGCGAGCTCCTCTCGCTCGCGGGCGTGGAGCACGCGCTCGGGGCGGAGTCGCGCGCGGAGACCGGAGAGCCGCACGCCCCCGACCGCGCCGATCCGGGGGCCCAGCAGGCGATCACCGTGTGCTTTGCGATCGAGCACCACCCGGGAGAGGACCATACCATCGACAGGCCCTCTCAGTACGAGCGCTGGCGCTCCCTCGAGCCGCCCGGCTGGCCGGGACGGCTGCTGGACTGGACGGCGGTTCGACCCGATACACTCGAGCCGCTGACTCGAGGTCTGTTCGCCGCGGAAGACCGGCATCCCTGGTGGAGCTTCCGGCGGATCCTCGACAGGACGGTCTTCGAAGCGGGGTTCGCGCCGAGCGACATCACCATCGTGAACTGGCCGCAGAACGACTATTGGTTCGGGCCCGTCTGCGGCGTCGACGAGGCGGAGGCCGCGCGGCACCTGGACGCGGCGCGGCAGCTCAGCCTGAGCCTTCTGTACTGGATGCAGACCGAGGCGCTTCGTCCAGACGGCGGGGTCGGTTATCCAGGCTTGCGCCTCCGCGGGGACGTGGTCGGCGGCACGGTCGACGGCCTCGCGCCGGCGCCCTACATCCGCGAGTCCCGCCGGATCCGGGCCGAGCTCACGGTGCTTGAGCAGCACATCGCGTATCCGCTCCGGCCCGACGGCCCTGCGACGTTCGAGGACAGCGTCGGGATCGGGTGTTATCGCATCGATCTGCACCCGCGCGTCGGGGGCGCCGGGTACCTCGATCTCGGCTGCTGGCCGTTCCAGATACCGCTGGGGTCGCTCATCCCGGTGCGGGTGGAGAACCTGTTGCCGGGCGGGAAGAACCTCGGCGTCACGCATATCACGAACGGCGCCTACCGGGTCCACCCCGTGGAGTGGAGCGTCGGCGAGGCGGCGGGGCTGCTCGCGACGTTCTGCCTGGAGCGCGGCGTGCTGCCGCGGCAGGTGCGCGCCCGGCGCTCGCTCCGGGAAGAGCTCCAGGCGCTCCTGGTCCGCGAGGGCATCGAGCTGGCCTGGCCGGCGCTGAGGCCGGTATGAGCCAGCGCCGCGCCACGGCGTGTGTCGGCGAAACGACCGCGCACCGCGCTACGACGAACGGGGGAGCTTGACGCGGAACGCGGTGCCCTCCTCCAGCGTGCTCGTGACCTGGATGGAGCCTCGGTGCGCGTCGACGATCGATTTGACGATGAAGAGCCCGAGCCGTGGTGGTGTGCTCGTGCTGTGCGCGTCCCCGAGCCAGTTGCTCCAAGGCAGGAAGATTTCAGGCAAGTAGCCAGAGGGCGCTGCGTCGGTCCTGCCCGCGCGCGCCGCCCTGGCACGCGCCGCGCGCTTGCCCGATACTCCGCGCATGCGCCCCGGGGACCTGCTCGCAGGTCGCTTCGAGCTCGATCGCGTCGCAGGATCCGGGGGAATGGGCGCGGTCTATCGGGCCATCGACCGCGAGACCGGGGAGCCGGTCGCCGTCAAGGTGGGGCTGCACGCGGAGCACGCGGAAGGCGAGCAGACCGAGCGGTTCCGCCGGGAGGCGCGGGTCCTCGCGGGGCTCCACCACCCCGCCATCGCGCGGCACGTCGCCCACGGCGTCACCGCCGAGGGCCGGCAGTACCTGGCCATGGAGTGGCTCGACGGCGAGGATCTCGCGGCGCGCCTCCGGCGGGGGCCGCTGGGCCTCGACGAGAGCCTCGCGCTCGCCGCGCGCGCCGCCGAGGCGCTCGGCGCCGTGCACCTGCGCGGGGTGGTCCACCGTGACATCAAGCCGGCGAACCTCTTCCTGCCGGGTGGGGACGTCGCGGCGGTGAAGATCCTCGACTTCGGGATCGCGCGGGCCTCCGACGTCACTTACACGCTGACCAACCCCGACGCTCCCGTCGGGACCCCCGCCTACATGGCACCGGAGCAGGTCCGCGGCGAGCCCGACATCGACGCGCGCGCCGACCTGTACGCGCTCGGGTGCGTGCTGTTCGAGTGCCTCACCGGGCGGCCGCCGTTCGTGGGGTCGCACGTCGTCGCGCTGCTCACCAAGGTGCTCTTCGCGCAGGCGCCCCGCCTCCGCGAGCTGTGGCCCGGCGCGCCTCCGGCGCTCGACACGCTGCTCTCGCGCCTCCTGGGCAAGGATCGGCAGCTGCGGCCCGGGGACGCGCTCACGATCGCGGCAGAGCTGCGCTCACCGGAGATCCGGGAGGCGAGCGCGGCGCCCCTGGCGCCGTCGGTCGGGCTGACCACGGCCGAGCGGCGGCTGGTCACCGTGGTGCTGGCGACGCGCCAGCCCGAGCCGGCGCGGCCTCCACAGCCGGCGCAGGCCGTGGCCAGCGACGAGAGCACGGCACCCGCGCGCGGCCTGACCCATCAGCGCCGCTGGCCGCTCGCCCTTCTCCGAGAGATCCGGAGGACCGCCGACCTGCACGGCGCGCGCGTGGAGCTGCTCCAGGACGGATCGATCGCGGCCCTGCTCACGGGGGCCGAGGCGCCCACGGATCTCGCGGCGAGCGCGGCCCGGTGCGCCCTCTCGCTCAAGGCGCTGCTGCAGGCCTCCGACGTGGCGCTCGCCACGGGCTGGGAGGTCGTGGACGGGACCCAGCCGCTCGGGACCGTGATCGACCGCGCCGTCGCGAACCTCACGGCCGCGGAGCGGGGCGCGGAGGAGGCGCTCCGGCCGATCGCGATCGACGCGATGACCGCGTCCCTCCTCGGCCCGCGCTTCGAGGTGGCGCACGGCGAGCGCGGGGCGGCGCTGCTCGGCGAGCAGGAGCCGCTGGAGGAGGCGCGCGCGCTGCTCGGCAAGCCGACGCCGTTCGTGGGGCGGAGCAGCGAGCTGCGCTGGCTCGAGCTCCTCTTCGACCAGTGCGCCTCGGAGCCGTGCGCCCAGGCGGCGCTCGTGATCGGCGCGGCCGGCGTGGGCAAATCGCGGCTCCGCATCGAGCTCGCGCGCAGGATGCGCGGCCGCGAGGCGCCGCCCCAGATCTGGACGGCGCAGGGCGACGCGGTGCGGGCCGGGGCGCCGCTCGGGCTGCTCGCCCAGGTGGTGCGGCGCGCGGCCCAGATCGCGGAGGGCGAGCCCCGGGAGCGCGGCCGGGAGAAGCTCGCCGCGCGCGTCGCGCGATCCGTGGACGCCGCGGAGCAGGCGCGGGTGACGGAGTTTCTTGGCGAGGTGATCGGCGCGCCGTTCCCGGACGCGGATCGGCGCGAGCTGCGCGCCGCGCGGCAGAACCCGATGCTCATGGCCGACCAGGTGCGGCGCGCCTGGCTCACCTTCCTGGAGGCGGAGTGCCGCGCCGGGCCGGTGCTCCTGGTGCTCGAGGACCTGCACTGGGGCGACCTGCCGACGGTGCAGCTCGTGGACGCGGCGCTCGGGCAGCTCCGGTCGAGCCCGCTCCTGGTGCTGGGGCTCGGGCGGCCCGACGTGGACGAGGTGTTCCCGGGGCTGTGGGCCGAGCGGGGCGCGACCGCGATGCGGCTCGGGGCGCTGCCGGCCCTCGCCTGCGAGCGGCTGGTGCGCGCGGCGCTCGGGGAGCAGGCGCCCGCGGCGCAGGTGGAGAGGCTCGTCCGGCGCGCGGCGGGGCACCCGTTCCTGCTGGAGGAGATGCTGCGCGTGGCGGCCGAGGGCGCCGAGGGCGCCGAGGGCCGCGACGCGGGCGAGGCGCCCGAGACCGCGCTCGCCATGGTGCAGGCGCGCCTCGAGGGGCTCGATCTGGAGGCGCGCCGGGCGCTGCGCGCCGGGAGCCTGCTGGGCGAGGTGTTCTGGTGGGGCGCGATCGCCCGGCTGCTCGGGGTGGACCGGGACGACGCCGCGCTCGCGGGCCGCCTCCTCGCGCTGGAGCAGCAGGAGTGGATCGCGCGGCGGCCTGCGTCCCGGTTCCCGGGCGAGGTGGAGTACGCGTTCCGGCACGGGCTCGTGCGCGACGCGGCGTACATGATGCTCACCGAGGCGGATCAGCGGCTCGGGCACAGGCTCGCCTCCGAGTGGCTGGAGCACGCCGGGGAGCGGGACGCGCTGGTCCTGGCCGGGCACTGCGAGCGCGGCGGCGAGCCCGAGCGGGCCGTGCGGTGGCTCTGCGCCGCGGCGGAGGAGGCGCTCCGCGGCAACGACCTCGCGGCCGCGCTCGCGCGCGCGGAGCGGGGCGTGGCCTCCGGCGCGAGCGGGCGGGATCTCGGCGCGCTGCGCCTGGTCCAGGCCGAGGCGCACCTGTGGCGCGGCGAGCTGTCGTCCACCGAGGCGCGCGCGACGGAGGCGATCGCGCTGCTCGATCCGGGGTCGGGCGCATGGTACCGCGCGCTCACCGCGGCCCTGCTCGGCGCCAGCAAGCAGGGCGCCGTCGATCGCGCCGGGGCGTGGGCCGAGAGGCTCGCGGCGACGGCGCCCGCCGAGGAGGCGCTGAGCGTGGTGGTGCTCTGCCTCTCCGGGTGCGCGGCGGAGCTCATGCTCGCCAACCAGCACGCGACCGCCGACGCGCTGCTCGAGCAGTGCCTGCGCCTCGCGGGCGATCCTCCGACGGTCGACGACGAGGCGCTCGGCGGGCTGCACCAGGCCGTCGGGTTTCGCGCCGCGCTCGCGGGTGACCACGCCGCCGCGGTGGACGCCCTGGAGGTGGCGGTCGGGGCGTTCGGGCGCGCCGGCGACCGCCGGCAGGCCTGCTCTGTCCAGCTGAACATGGGCTTCATCCTCACGGAGCTCGGCGCGCTCGAGCGCGCCGAGCAGCTGCTGCGCGCGGCCGTCGCCCAGGCGACACAGATGGATCTGCACGAGGTGCTCCCGACCGCGCGGCAGAACCTCGGGAACGTCCTCCTCCAGGCGGGCCAGATCGACGAGGCCCGCGCGCTCCTCGAGCAGGCCATCGACGCGTCGCGCCGGCAGGGCAACCGGCGCATGGAGGGGCTCTCGCGCGCGTACCTCGCCCGGGCGGCGCTCCTCTCGGGCGACCGCGAGGCCGCCGCGCGCGAGGCCGGCGCGGCGGCGGCGCTGCTCGACGTGGCGCCGCTCCTGCGCGCGGTGGCGCTGGCCCTCCTCGCGCGCGCCCGGATGGGAGGGGAGCCCGAGGGGGCGGCCGAGGCGCTCCTCGACGCGCAGGAGGCGTTCCGCCTCATCGAGGACGCGGGGATGGCCGAGGAGGGAGAGTCGCTGATCCGCCTGACCTACGCCGAGGCCCTGCGCGCCGCCGGCGAGCGCGAGCGCGCCGCGAAGATGATCGAGGCGGCGCGCTCGCGGCTCCTCGAGCGCGCCGCGAAGATCGGCAGGCCGGCGTTGCGGCAGAGCTTCCTGGAGAGCATCCCCGAGAACGCCCGCGCGCTCGCGCTCGCCGACGCGTGGGCTCTGGAGCGCCAGGGGGCTGTCGCCTGAGCGCCGCGTCACCCAGGTGCCCTGTGGATCCGCCTCGCTCGAGCGGATCACACCTACCCGCCGCGGGTGTGCATCTCCAGGTGCGCGTCGCGCTTCAGCTGGATGGCCGGGAGCAGCGCGCCGCGTGATCGGTCGGCGAGGCGGGCCTCGGCGCCGCGGTCGGAGCGAGCGCCCCACACGCGGGCGACGATGGCCTTCATCTCCTCCAGCGAAGCGCCCTGCCGGAGCGGCTCGCGCAGGTTGGTGCCGCGCGGGGCGTAGAGGCACAGATACCACATCCCGTCGGCCGTCAGCCGGCAGCGATTGCAAGCGCTGCAGAACGGCTGTGTCGTCGAGGAGATGATGCCGAACGTCGTCCCGCCGGGGAGCGCATACTGGGCGGCCGGCGCCGTGCCCTCGCCCGAGATCGCCTCCACCCGGCCGTAGCGGCGCGAGAGCGATCTGAGGATCTCGGCGCGCGAGACGACCTTGTCGTGCGACCACTGGGTCGCGCCCCCGACGTCCATGTACTCGATGAAGCGGACCTCGGCGGGGATGGTCTTGCCGAGCTCGATGAGATCCGCGAGCTCGTCGTCGTTCACGCCGCGGATCACCACGGCGTCGATCTTGGTGTCGGTGAACCCGGCGGCGGGCACGGAGCGCAGGCCCTCGAGGACCTGGGCGTGGGTCGTGCGGCGGGTGAGCGCCTTGAAGCGCTCGGGGCGCAGGGTGTCGAGGCTGACGGTGAGGCGGCGCAGGCCGGCCGCCCGGAGCCCGTGGACGTGCTCGGCGAGGAGCACGCCGTTCGTGGTCATCGCGATGTCTCGTATCCTGGGCTTGTCGGCGATGAACCGCACGAGCGTCCTCAGATCGCGGCGCAGCAGCGGCTCGCCGCCCGTCAGGCGCACCTTGGCGGCGCCCAGCTCCGCGAAGACGTCGACGAGGAAGCTGATCTCCTCGAACCGGAGGATGTCATCGTGGGGGAGCCAGGCGTACTGTTCCTCCGGCATGCAATAGGAGCAGCGGAGGTTGCACCGATCCGTGACCGAGATTCGCAGATCGCCGATCGGCCGGCCGTGCACGTCGACCGTCGACGTCTGGCCCTCCGATCGCCGGGCACCGGCGGCACCTGGGAGCGGCATTGTCGCGAGCATGCCACCTTCCTCCTGCGTCCACCTGGCCGATTTCACACATCGATGGCAGCGCCGAGCATGCAACGCTGATGGTGTTCCAGGCGCGGCCCCGCAAGGGAGGGCGGCCGCGTTTCCAGCTCGCGGAAGGCGAGACTCGATGGAAATCAGTCTCCTCCTGATCATGTTCGACTCGACGGCACTGCGATCCACTCGGCCCCCGACGTCGGCTGGTCGCTCGCGATGACCTCCGCAGAGCTCAGCCGCTCCGCGTTCGAGCTCGAGCGTGTGCGATGCCTCAGCGGAGCGGGGATGATCGATCGGGCGTCGCGGCGTCGAGCTTCATGGGATGGTACGTTTCAGCCATGGGAAACACCGTCAACTTGCTCGCCTTCGGAGGCGCGCGCGACATCGTCGGGGCCTCGGAGGTACGCTTCGAGCTGAGCGGCCCCTGCACGGTGGAGGAGTTCATGGGCGAGGTGTGCCGGCGCTATCCGGCGCTCACGCCGCATCGGCGCTCGATCCGCCTTGCTGTCAATGGGACCTACGCCCATGCGGACGAGAAGATCCGCTGCGGTGACGATGTCGCGCTGATCCCGCCGGTCGCCGGCGGCTAGGTCGGCTCACGGCGGCGCGGCGCGGAAGCGCAGCGGGAGCCGCGTCAGCCGTGCTGCTCGCCAGCGCCCGGCTGTTGACGACGGGCAGGACCGATGCCGTCGCCGCGGCTCGTGTGCGCGCTCGCCGGAGGGAGCTGGGTCGCGGCGGGAGGTGGCGCCGCCGCTCACTTCACGCAGGTGCGCTTGTCCTGGAAATCACAGCTCGGCACGCCGGCATTCACCACCGTCTGGGTGAAGCCAGGGTAACAGATCGGGTCGCACGTCGCGTAAGCCCCGCTCGGGTACGGCACCGCGCCGCACGAGATCCGATCGTAGATCCCGGCGCAGTAGCTCGGCCCGCTCTGCGAGCTGCTCACGTACCAGCCGGGCGGACAGGCGACGGAGGCGTCGCAATGCGCGAAGGACGCCCGCGTGGCCCAGGGGATGAGCTCGCAGCGGTACGCCTCGCCGTTCGCGCAGCCGAGCGCGCTGCCCTGGCTCAGCGACACGGAGTGCGTGTATTCGCCGCTGGCGCACGCCGCGCACTGCCACCCGGTCAGCGCTTGCGCCCCCGCCGCGCTCGGCTCGGCCAGCGCTGCGTCCTCCCCCTCGGCCGTGCCGAGGCAGCCGGCGGCTCCCGTCAGGGCCACGACCAGCCCGAGCCCAGACACCCCCATCGTCCACCGCAAGAAGCTCTCCATGCTCGTCCTCCGATGCGATCCCGCGCCACCAACGACGTGATCCATGGAGAGGACACCGCAAGAGCGTAAGGGACGCAAGGGAAAGCGATATCCACCTGCTGGAGGCGAGCTGGGGAGCTTGCGAGATTTCGCCGCGCGTGGTCCTTCGGCGACATCTTCCCTGACGTAGCGGGCGCCGGGGGGCGTCGTTCATGGCTTCTCTCCCGAGACGAAGCCGCTCGCCGTTACAGGCGTCGCGCTCCCGAGGTTGAGCGTGCACAACTGGCCAGTGAGTGAATAGGAATAGCTTGAGCAGCTGGGGGCGTGTTCGCAATACAAGGCACACTTGCGGCTCTGATCGACCGACGGAGCGACAGTGAAGCTGCTTGACACGAGTCGGACGCCCACATTGCGGGTCATTCCTCCGGTATAGCTGATCTTGTTGAGGACCCAGTTCAGCCGGTACGTGATGCTCGTGTACTTCGTCTTCCACGTACCCCACTCGTCGACGCTCGAGGCTGCCACGCCGTGAACGACGTATCGGCCCGGCGTGCTCGCCCAGACCAGGAAGGGGCCTCCGGAGTCGCCATGGCTGGCGTTCGGCCAATCTGTCAAAAGGCGCCCGTCATTGACCAAGAAGTGCCCGTCATTCACGTTACTCGAATACGTGGCCTCAGAGAGCTTCCGCATATCCCAGTCGTCGTCGTTCGGCTGATTGTCGTGATATCCGATGCCGACCATGTAACCGGAAACATCATTGCCGGGGTAGCCCAGGGGGAGCAACGCCGGGCGCGTATAGCTCGGGATATCCGAGTCGAGCGTGAGTACCGCGATGTCGGCGAACTTGCCGTTGGTGTCCCGGCGGCCGTCATCCGAATGCGAGCCCAGCTCGACCCCGCTCGGTGCCACGGTCGCGACCACCGTGGCGAAGTCCCCCGTTGGCAGCGGACCGTCATAGAACGTCACCGTGGTGTCGCCCGCTGGCGGAACGCAGTGCGACGCCGACAGCACGTGCCGAGGGCCGACGATGACCCCCGTGCAGTCATCTACCCAGTCGATTCCGGGGGGGAACCACGATGGGTGCGTCTGAGTTGAGACTCGAACCGTCGATTTTGCCAGGGGGCTTTTGTCGGCAACGGGGGATTCGCCGTTCGTAAGTGCTCCAGCGTGCTCGTTCGTCAGCTCGGCGCCGAGGTGCGTGTCGGGGCCATTGGGGGCATCGAGGACGCATCCGGCGATGGAATAGGAGGCGGCGACAATGATCACTGCGAGTGATTTGTTCATGATGGCTCTCCGTCTTACGCATCGTGCTTCGGCAACAACCATGCCGGCGCGGGGCGACCGGTGATTGTCGCGTCGATCCACGTCGATTTCCGGGAAAATGTGGTCCTGGGGACGAGGGCGTGTGCGTCCGTCAAGCGTTGGATGGAGGCGACGGCCTCCAGCTGGTGGCTCCACCCATCAGCACAGTGGATATCCGTTCACGGGTCGGATCGGCAAGCGCATCAATTCGCGCGCTTGCAAGCCCGAGCGGGCCTGTGAGAACACGCTGGGTGGCCCTGCCCGATGCCGTGGACCGCGCGGACCAGCCTCAGCGCGAGCTGGCGTGGCGCCGCACCGCGCTTCTCGGCGCGCCCATGATCGACCTCGGCTCGACGCCGGCTGCCTGGCTCACGTGAGCACGGCCTGTCCGGTCAGGGGTTGGGTCGCTTCGGCCCCTGGAAGCAAACCACCCTGTCGGTCGCGACGCCATCGCCGTCCGCCGGGTGGCTGCAGGCGACGAGCTCGTCGTGCCCGCACCCGCGCACCTGGAACACGTCGAGATCGTCGAGCGTCTCCCTCGTCTCCGCGTCCTGCTCGGCGCGGTCTGCGTGCCACTTGGCGAGCCGTCCCGGGTCGTTCTTCACCTCGGCCGGCGGGGCCTCCCGCGGCGCGTCGCCGAGCACGACCGTGCTCCACTTGACGTCGTCACGCTCGCGCACCTCGACCCTGTCCTCCGGGCAGCTATACCTCTCCGCGAAGTCTTCGCGGGCGCCTGTCTTGAGGCGCTTGCAGCCGGCGCTGGAGAGCACGACCAAGACGGTCCAGAGGCAGATCGAGAGCACCGCTCGCATTGTCAAATGCTACACGCGCCAGTCTGCCGGCGGCAACTCGATCCACCAGCATGACAGGTGCTCCATCGGCCCCCGGCTGCGAAGAAGACGCTGTTCAACCACTCTCCATCGAGCAGGGGAGGTTCGCGAGCATACCGAGCTCGAGTTTCCGGCGACCGCTCGTCATCGCGCGGTGCTTCTGGCGGGACTGTTCCGCGGGGGCGAACCGGTGCGATCCGTCGCCCGCCCCGACTGAACGTCGAGCCCGCCGCTCGCGTCGACTCGCTGCCGAAGCCTTGCCGCTCGCCGGCTCCCGCAGGCTCTGCAGGCGCTCGTCCGGAGGCGTCGTGTCGAAAGGATGCGCTCCCGATGGCGCCTGG comes from Sorangium aterium and encodes:
- a CDS encoding SDR family oxidoreductase, giving the protein MILVTGAGGTVGGALLDELKSMGVKPRVAHRSSDKAERAKAAGHDAVLLDFAKPETLRPALDGVDAVFLLGSGGAGQIEAEIRVVEEARVAGVKRLVKLSVWGAAGEAYSFAKIHRPIERAVEASGLAWTFLRPNGFMQNFVTYMADSIRAQGAFYLPAADAKISHIDVRDIARVAALALTTSGHEGKAYELSGPRAFSYSEAADILSRVLGKEVHYVAVSDEAAKAGMVAGGIPDLYADAMIDLNRLYRSGAGAGVTSAVKDVTGREPIDFERFAVDHAAALR
- a CDS encoding polysaccharide pyruvyl transferase family protein, giving the protein MDKANQPFRVGISGSYGGMNLGDEAILDGIVTQLRASIPAEITVFSLCPEDTKARHQVERVVPVRELTRMESTAEIERLDLFVLGGGGILYDRDAPVYLREALIAEERGVPVVIYAVSAGPLSDPSAKQAVRAALNAADIVTVRDKQGRRLLEEVGVNREIRLTADPALLLREEALPIEAIRAEGVEFERHLVGFSVREPGPAAPDIDPDEYYGLLANAADFVVERLDADVVFVSMERTDVQHSHAVVAHMKNAERAEVLRRRYTPQQILSLVGHLEFVVGMRLHFLIFSALRETPFVALPYASKVAGFIEDLEMETPPLGSISSGQLIARLDRSWDTRHEIRAKIRRLLPGLKARARETNQLVTELLARRAPAAQPVRKSA
- a CDS encoding FAD-dependent oxidoreductase, with amino-acid sequence MDVIRTDVAVIGGELGGCAAALAAARTGRRVVLTEATHWLGGQLTNQAVPPDEHPWIEDIGATRSYRALRQGIREYYRRHLPLTASARALRELNPGNGWVSRLCHDPRVAVAVLHEMTAPYRLNGRLLALPAHRPISASTHGDRVTGVVVRGLESGRDVLLVADLFIDATPHGELLSLAGVEHALGAESRAETGEPHAPDRADPGAQQAITVCFAIEHHPGEDHTIDRPSQYERWRSLEPPGWPGRLLDWTAVRPDTLEPLTRGLFAAEDRHPWWSFRRILDRTVFEAGFAPSDITIVNWPQNDYWFGPVCGVDEAEAARHLDAARQLSLSLLYWMQTEALRPDGGVGYPGLRLRGDVVGGTVDGLAPAPYIRESRRIRAELTVLEQHIAYPLRPDGPATFEDSVGIGCYRIDLHPRVGGAGYLDLGCWPFQIPLGSLIPVRVENLLPGGKNLGVTHITNGAYRVHPVEWSVGEAAGLLATFCLERGVLPRQVRARRSLREELQALLVREGIELAWPALRPV
- a CDS encoding ATP-binding protein; the encoded protein is MRGVSGKRAARARAARAGRTDAAPSGYLPEIFLPWSNWLGDAHSTSTPPRLGLFIVKSIVDAHRGSIQVTSTLEEGTAFRVKLPRSS